A stretch of DNA from Lysinibacillus sp. B2A1:
GTTATTCAAGTAGCTGCACAGGTAAATGCAAAGGAAACAGAAGAAGCCTATAAAAAAATGGCTGGCATTACACGTTTTTTATATGAGAATATGCCTAACTATGATATTGCTGGCTATGTTCTATTTTTCCTGGTGTTTCTACTTTCGGCGATTGTCTATAAACTAGGCTTTGCAAAGAAATTAAAACGATCACAAAATATTATTATTTATATTTTCCTGTTTTTAGGTTGTATTCTGTTAACATTTTTTGCTTTATATCTTCCAATGGTTGAAGGGCTTATTGTAGCGGCATTAATTTTAATTGTCTATAAAACACGCATGTGGCGTGAAAAAAGAGAAGAGCAACAAGCTACTAATCAGTAAAATAACTTTACATGGAAACAGTCTTAGCGTTGAATAGCTAAGGCTGTTTTCTTTTTATGTTTGTGAAAAAAAATGACAAATCATTACCTTATTGTATTCAACTCAGCATTTGATGTAGAACAGTTTTAAAAGATAGGCACCGAAATCTTCTCATGTGAATAAGTTAATGTCGATAGGCTTATTTTCAACAACAAGGAGGAAAAGGAATGCGGTGGTTTAAAAGAGGCTTGTTTTTAAGTGTAATTGCTGTACTTCTCCTTTCTTTGACAGCGTGTAATAAACAAGAGCTTGAAAAAGTCAAAGTTGGAGAGGTGACTCGCTCAATTTTCTATGCACCACAGTATGTTGCTCTTGAAAAAGGATTCTTTGAAGATGAAGGACTTTCCGTGGAGCTACAGACAATAGCTGGTGGGGATAAAACAATGACAGCATTACTGTCAGATGGAATTGATATTGCTCTAGTTGGATCAGAGACCTCTATTTATGTGACACTTCAGGGCGCAAACGACCCAATTCAAAATTTTGCACAGCTCACTCAAACAGATGGTACATTTTTAGTTGCACGAGATAAGATAGATAATTTTTCTTGGGATCAATTAAAAGGCTCCACATTTTTAGGCCAACGTAAGGGCGGAATGCCGCAAATGGCAGGAGAATTTGTATTGAAAAAACATGGCATAGATCCAACTCAAGACTTAACACTTATTCAAAATATTGACTTTGCAAATATTTCTACGGCTTTTGCTTCTGGAACTGGAGATTTTGTACAACTATTTGAACCGACCGCAAGTGTGTTTGAAAAAGAAGGGAAAGGTTATATTGTTGCTTCATTTGGTACAGAATCTGGTCATTTACCTTATACCTCGTTTATGGCAAAAAGTAGTTATTTAAAGGACGATGCGAAGGCAGTCCAAGGCTTTACCAATGCATTGAAACGAGCACAGGATTTTGTACAAAAAGAGAGCGCTGCTGAAGTTGCTAAAATTATTCAGCCATACTTTGAAAATGTGGATGTAGCTTTAATTGAAACAGTGGTAGAGCGTTATAAATCTCAGGGCTCTTATGCGACAGATCCTATACTGGAGAAGGGGGAATGGGATAACTTGCAAACGATTATGGAGGAAGCAGGTGAACTTCCTCAGCGGGTGGATTATGAAAAACTTGTGAATACAACCTTTGCGAAAAAGGCTGCTGAGTAATATGGAATTTTTAAACCTAGAAAATATTCACCATAGTTATTTTTCAAGCACACAGGCAAAGGATGTATTATGTGATATTAATTTAGGCATTCGTGAAGGTGAGTTTGTCTCATTTATCGGACCAAGCGGTTGTGGGAAAACGACTTTATTGTCCATCATAGCAGGCTTATTTCCTCCTACTAAAGGCAAGGTCTATATTGATGGTGAGGAAATATCAGCACAAAATCAATCACTTATTGGCTATATGCTTCAGCAAGATTATTTATTTCCATGGAAAAATATTGAGGACAATATTACGATTGGTTTGAAGATTATGGAGTGTAGCCAAAAAACGCATAAAGTAACCGCAAATGCATTGTTGCGAGAGGTAGGGCTAGCGAATGTCAGTAGCAATTACCCACGAGAGCTGTCCGGTGGGATGCGACAACGTGTTGCATTAGCAAGAACGCTGGCAGTAAACCCAAAAATTTTATTGCTAGATGAACCGTTTTCGGCACTTGATTATCAGTCGAAGTTAAAGCTTGAAGATTTGGTTGTTGAAACCTTAAAGGCCTATCAAAAAACAGCAGTTCTTGTCACCCATGATATTGGTGAGGCGATTGCGATGAGTGAACGGGTATTTCTTTTCTCAGCGAATCCAGGCACATTACACAGAGTTTTTGAAATACCTGAAGCATTACAACAGTTATCACCTTTTGATGTGCGACAACATCCAGCATATTCAGATGTATTCCAAGATATTTGGAAGGAGCTGGAGAGCCTTGGATAATACACCTTTTAAACAATATCAACAAATGTTAAAAAAGGAAAAACGTTTTGTTCGACTGTATCAGCTCATCATCTTACTCATTTTTTTTGGTGGATGGGAGCTTCTTTCTAGATTTGAATGGATTGATCGGTTAATTTTTAGCTCACCAACACATGTATGGCAAACCTTTATTGGAAAAGTAAGTGATGGTTCGTTAACATTGCATGTGGGCGTCACGTTGATGGAGACGATTATTGGTTTTATTGCTGGTACTTTACTAGGTACATTAATAGCTATTATTTTGTGGTGGTCCCCTTTGTTATCGAAGGTGTTGGATCCCTATTTAGTGATTTTAAATGCCATGCCAAAGGTTGCTCTAGGACCTATTTTAATCGTTGCACTTGGACCAGGATATTTTTCGATAATTGCAATGGGTGCATTAATTTCCATTATTATTACAACCATTGTTGTTTATACAGCCTTTAAAGGGGTAGATCCAAACTATAGTAAAGTATTACAAACTTTTAGGGCTACGAGGTGGCAGATATTTAAAGAAGTCATACTCCCAGCCTCTTTCCCAACGATTATTTCAACTTTAAAGGTAAACGTAGGATTATCATGGGTAGGGGTTATTGTGGGTGAATTTTTAGTTGCCTCAAAAGGTCTTGGCTATTTAATTATCTATGGCTTCCAAGTATTTAATTTTAATCTAGTTCTGATGTCACTGCTCATCATTGCCTTTTTTGCGACAATAATGTATCAAGTGGTCGAGCTGATTGAAAAGATGATTATAAAGAATAATGTATAAGGTGAAGTGGCTTCTAATTGGAATTAAATGAATGAAAGCAGGTTTATCTCATTATTGTGAGATTCCTCGCTTTTATCGTTATGGGAAATTATTATTGTATGATGTCTATGATATTTCAAATCACTAATCAATAAACAAAAATCATTCCGAGAATACTCATATCTCGGAATGATTTCGTTGTTATAGCAGTATTTATTTAAAAATCTTTATCCATTTGTGGTGAAGTACGATAAAAGCGGAAATTTCCCGTTTCTATTCGTGCAAGCGTATGGTCTTTAATACGATCATGACATGTGTCACACATATACGTATGAATTGGTCGATTGCGTAATTTTTTTGCTAATGGTAAATCATCGTCTAAATTATTAATTGTATCGCAAATGACACATTTTACACGCATTGTATTCCCTCCTATTCAACACGAATGGCTGATACATTTTTGATAGGGTTATCTACATTCGAACCATCTTTAAAGAGCACATGGACAGGGCCATCTTCTAGTAGAGGTTTGCCATCCTGGCTATATTTTAAAATGAGTGTTTGTGCCTCCGCAATCGAGAACGAATATTCTTTGCTATCTTCGCATTCAATAACAATTGTTGTCGCTTCAGGTTTCATTTCAGCATTTTTCAAGAAGGGGCTTAATTCGATACCGAAAGTACCTGTTTCCATCCCTTTACGATCAAATTTGCGTTCAGATTTTAATGTTGGAGGGAAAGTTGCTCCTTCCATTATTTCACGTGACCAATGAGCACCAACCTCACGCATATATTTAATATCCTTATCTTCTTCCACTTCTTGTGATGTGAAGTATGTTTTTAAATCTAATTTACGATCATCGAAAATCCAAACTGTAGGATCTAATGTTAGTTGAAATGAAACTGCACCCTTAATAGGAATTATTGTTTCCATAATAGAAATCCTCCTTAAATCTTGTATATCCATGAAATAGTATAACGCTAATGACTAGAGATAATAAAGAAATATAATTTGAATTCGCTATTTTTCCAACGAAGACACTTGCAATTTTAACGACTAAAAGATAAACTTTATTAAGATAGAATCGAAGAAATATCAGATAATGGGGGCGTCCTCATGGATACGAAATCACAAACTTCTTTTCAGGAGAAGGCTTTGGAGCTTTTAGTTGCTGATGCAGACAAAATTGCTCGCCTTATTCGAGTACAAATGGATCATCTAACAATGCCACAATGCCCTTTATATGAAGAAGTATTAGATACACAAATGTTCGGCCTTTCACGTGAAATTGACTTTGCTGTGAAGCTTGGACTGATTGAGCGCGAAAAAGGCAAAGAAATTCTCGATTCACTCGAGAAAGAACTTTCTGTACTACATGACGCGTATACAGACAAATAAAAAGAAAAAACTCAAACGCAATCTGCGATTTGAGTTTTTTTTCTAGAACGAGGTTTTTCGATGAGACAATACTTAAAACGTTATGCACAAAATTTTGATTACCCATTATTTTTTATGGTCCTATTATTAAGCTTATTTGGTTTGGTGATGATTTATAGTTCAAGTATGATGGTGGCCATTGTGTTCAAAGAACAAACGCCCGATTTCTATTATAATAAGCAAGTGACCAATTTAATCGTAGCGTTTTTAGGATTTTTAGCGGCTGCATTTTTCCCTTATAAGCATTATGCAAATAAAAATATCATGCTGCTACTGACAATTGTACTTGCTGTGTTATTTACTTGGGTAAAGATAGACGGAAATGGTGCTGAGGAAGGAATCGGATCTCAGAGCTGGATAGCTGTTCCTGGATTTGGGAATTTCCAACCCTCTGAATATGCGAAACTATTTATTATTTTATATTTTGCTGCTGCCTTTCATCGAAAAGCACAAAAATACACATTTGAAAAGCTACAACCGACTGAAATATTTTATCCAATATTTCTTTGGATTCTTGTCGTTGCAGGGGTAGCTTTTGAAACGGATTTAGGAGCCAGCATTATTTTATGTGGCATAGCTGTCTCTGTTGTGGCAGCCAGTGGAATTCCGTTTAAAACATTTTGGAAGTTTTTTGGTGTGCTAGGGGCATTTGGTGCAGCTATCATTGGTATTCTATGGTTGTTTAAAGGCGAACTGTTAAAGGGTAACCGGAAAGGTCGTATTTTATCCTATTTTAACCCGTTTGATTATGAAAACGATTTTGGTCATCAAGTTGTTAATAGTTATTATGCAATTGGCGGAGGCGGCTTAGAGGGAAGGGGACTAGGTCAATCCATTCAAAAATTGGGGTATTTGCCTGAACCACAAACCGATTTCATTATGGCGATTATTATGGAAGAGCTAGGTATTTGGGGAGTGCTAATCGTCTTAGGTGGTCTAGGATTTATTATATATAAAGGATTTTCAATTGCTTTACGCACAAAAGATCCACTGGCACGTATGATTGCGGCTGGTATTGCAAGCTGGATTGGTTTTCAATCGTTTATCAATCTTGGGGGTGTAACTGGGTTAATCCCGTTAACCGGTGTAACG
This window harbors:
- a CDS encoding spermidine/putrescine ABC transporter ATP-binding protein codes for the protein MEFLNLENIHHSYFSSTQAKDVLCDINLGIREGEFVSFIGPSGCGKTTLLSIIAGLFPPTKGKVYIDGEEISAQNQSLIGYMLQQDYLFPWKNIEDNITIGLKIMECSQKTHKVTANALLREVGLANVSSNYPRELSGGMRQRVALARTLAVNPKILLLDEPFSALDYQSKLKLEDLVVETLKAYQKTAVLVTHDIGEAIAMSERVFLFSANPGTLHRVFEIPEALQQLSPFDVRQHPAYSDVFQDIWKELESLG
- a CDS encoding ABC transporter permease is translated as MDNTPFKQYQQMLKKEKRFVRLYQLIILLIFFGGWELLSRFEWIDRLIFSSPTHVWQTFIGKVSDGSLTLHVGVTLMETIIGFIAGTLLGTLIAIILWWSPLLSKVLDPYLVILNAMPKVALGPILIVALGPGYFSIIAMGALISIIITTIVVYTAFKGVDPNYSKVLQTFRATRWQIFKEVILPASFPTIISTLKVNVGLSWVGVIVGEFLVASKGLGYLIIYGFQVFNFNLVLMSLLIIAFFATIMYQVVELIEKMIIKNNV
- a CDS encoding DUF2197 domain-containing protein, with product MRVKCVICDTINNLDDDLPLAKKLRNRPIHTYMCDTCHDRIKDHTLARIETGNFRFYRTSPQMDKDF
- a CDS encoding cell division protein FtsW, whose translation is MRQYLKRYAQNFDYPLFFMVLLLSLFGLVMIYSSSMMVAIVFKEQTPDFYYNKQVTNLIVAFLGFLAAAFFPYKHYANKNIMLLLTIVLAVLFTWVKIDGNGAEEGIGSQSWIAVPGFGNFQPSEYAKLFIILYFAAAFHRKAQKYTFEKLQPTEIFYPIFLWILVVAGVAFETDLGASIILCGIAVSVVAASGIPFKTFWKFFGVLGAFGAAIIGILWLFKGELLKGNRKGRILSYFNPFDYENDFGHQVVNSYYAIGGGGLEGRGLGQSIQKLGYLPEPQTDFIMAIIMEELGIWGVLIVLGGLGFIIYKGFSIALRTKDPLARMIAAGIASWIGFQSFINLGGVTGLIPLTGVTLPFISYGGTSIIILSLAMGILINVSMFEKVERKKSQS